A region from the Lycium barbarum isolate Lr01 chromosome 8, ASM1917538v2, whole genome shotgun sequence genome encodes:
- the LOC132606489 gene encoding probable protein phosphatase 2C 63 has translation MMRLCYRPLERCLGRRSGDGLLWHTDLKPHSSGDFSMAVVQANSSLEDQSQVLTSPSATYVGVYDGHGGPEAARFVNRHLFPYLHKFQKEQGCLSSEVIKRAFSATEEDFIRLVKQSLPLMPKIASVGSCCLVGAISGSELYVANLGDSRAVLGRRGYDGERSKVVAERLSTDHNVSCEKVRKEVEALHPDDSSIVVYCRGVWRVKGIIQVSRSIGDAYLKRPELIRDPVFQQYGNPVPLKRAVMTAEPSIVRRKLRQHDLFVIFASDGLWEHLTDEAAVEIVFKNPRAGIAKRLVGEAIKEAARKREMRYKDIKKIEKGIRRHFHDDITVVVMYLDPQKNSFQSKGIVGCISPPVDISSYHSDGVADEPSG, from the exons ATGATGAGATTGTGTTACAGGCCATTGGAAAGATGTTTGGGTAGGCGAAGCGGTGATGGCCTTTTATGGCATACCGATTTGAAGCCTCATTCCTCTGGCGATTTTTCGATGGCGGTTGTTCAGGCGAATTCTTCATTAGAAGATCAAAGCCAAGTGCTTACTTCTCCTTCAGCTACATATGTTGGTGTTTATGATGGTCATGGTGGCCCTGAAGCTGCTCGATTCGTTAATAGACACCTCTTCCCTTATTTACATA AGTTCCAGAAAGAGCAAGGGTGTTTATCATCAGAGGTGATAAAGAGGGCATTTAGTGCCACAGAAGAGGATTTTATTCGATTGGTGAAGCAATCATTGCCGTTAATGCCAAAGATTGCTTCAGTTGGATCATGTTGTTTGGTTGGTGCTATTTCGGGAAGTGAATTATACGTAGCTAATTTAGGAGACTCCAGGGCAGTTCTTGGACGCAGAGGTTATGACGGGGAGAGAAGTAAAGTGGTTGCAGAAAGGCTGTCAACTGATCATAATGTTTCATGTGAGAAGGTGCGGAAAGAGGTTGAAGCACTTCATCCTGATGATTCATCTATAGTGGTATATTGCCGAGGAGTTTGGAGAGTTAAAGGCATAATTCAG GTCTCGAGATCCATTGGAGATGCCTATCTGAAGAGACCTGAGTTAATCAGGGATCCTGTCTTTCAACAATATGGAAATCCTGTTCCTTTGAAGCGTGCTGTAATGACAGCAGAACCTTCCATAGTTAGAAGAAAACTTAGACAGCATGACTTATTTGTGATATTTGCTTCTGATGGCCTCTGGGAACACCTAACTGATGAAGCAGCTGTGGAAATAGTCTTTAAAAACCCAAGAGCT GGAATAGCTAAGAGACTGGTGGGAGAAGCCATTAAGGAGGCTGCTAGGAAGAGGGAGATGAGGTACAAGGACATAAAGAAAATAGAGAAGGGGATTAGGCGTCATTTCCACGATGATATAACAGTTGTAGTGATGTATCTTGATCCACAGAAGAACTCTTTCCAATCCAAAGGCATCGTTGGCTGTATCAGTCCGCCTGTGGACATCTCGTCCTATCATTCAGATGGAGTTGCAGATGAACCAAGTGGTTAG